A window of Nocardia arthritidis genomic DNA:
ATCTGACCGTCGAGTATCAAGAACTGAGCAGGCTGTTTGCGGAATGTCTTGAGCTCGGGGTGGTCCAGGCCGACGACGACTTCTTCGAGCTTGGAGGGTCCTCCCAGTCTGCGGTGAGGCTAGCCGCGGAGATCAGAAGAGTCTTTGGGTTGGAGGTGACAATCGCGGACGTGTTCCGCCACCCGAGCATCCGTAAGCTGAGCGCGATGTTAGAGACGATTGAGCCGACCGCTCAGCCGATAACTCGGGCCGATCGTCATGGCAATCTGCCGGTCTCGTTCGCCCAGGAGCGCCTGTGGATTACGGATGCCTTCAGCGGTCCCAACATTCTCTATAATGTTCCTCTTCTCATCGATCTTCATGGTGATTTGGACGTCGATGCTCTGAGCGCCGCAGTCGGAGACGTCGTTGGACGGCACGAGGCGCTGCGCACCTGTATCGTCATGAATGACCTCGATCTGCACCAAGTGGTATTACCTCCGGTCGCCATAGGTATGCGGATCGTATCCTCGACCACAGACACAGTTCGTCGGGATGTGCTCGCCACGGCGAGCAGGCCGTTCGACCTCAGCACCGGGATACCATTGCGAGCGGAGCTGTTCAAATGTGGCCCGGATCGGCATGTCCTTCTACTATTGATTCACCACATTGCTGTCGATGGCTGGTCTCTCAAGGCTATGGTCAATGACCTTGGGTTCGCATACACGATGCGTCTAGCCGGCGCGGAACCAGCCTGGCCGCCGCTGCCAGTGCAGTATGCCGATTTTACTGTGTGGCAGCGCCGAATGTTTGACCTCGACAATCCATCTGAAAATTGCCTGCGACACACAGCCTTCTGGCGTGCGACGCTTGACGGGATGCCGGAAGTGACCACGATGGACACCGACCGACCGCGCCCGGCAGTGCGAAGCCACAGGGGGAGGCAGGTCGAAATCGTGATCGATCGTGCTCGCCATCAGGCGCTCGCTGATTTTGCGCGCGGTAAAGGGCTCACAGTTTTCGTCCTTGTGCACGCTGCCATCGTGGTGTTGCTGCGACTGCGGAACTCCGGAGACGATATCGCAGTCGGCGCGACGGTAGCGGGCCGCCCCGACACGGCGTTGGAAAACCTCATCGGCTTCTTCGTGAATACGGTGATCCTGCGCGTGAATCTGTCCGGTAACCCTAAGATCAGTGAGGTGCTTCAGCGGGTATATCAAACGGATCTCACAGCCATGGACCATCAGGAGTACCCGTTCAACCATGCCATTGCGTTGCTGAACCCAACCCGATCCATGGCATACCATCCGGGGATTCAGATACTGCTCGCCTTCCAAGTGGGACAACTTCTCCCGCCCCGTATGCCGGGGCTGCGGGCCGAGGTGGAACAGTTTGACTTGGGGATCGCAAAGTTTGATCTCACTTTCGATCTCACTGAGTATTTCGAGGAATCGTCGTTGCCGGATGGAATTCGCGGGCATCTGGAGTTCTCTACGGACCTCTTCGATCTCTCGACAGCCGAGTCCATAGTCCATGATCTCGATCGTCTGCTTGGCGTGATTGTGCATGAGCCGGAACTCTGTCTGGACGAAGTCTTTGCCGAGGGCTACTGATGTTTCGTATCTGCAGATCGACAGGGGTGCACTGAGTATGGGGTGGTCGCGTTTCGCGAGAGCTAACAGGAGCTTGCGTACCGAAGAATGGGGTATTGGTCGACAAGGAGGACTTAGAGCCCGGTTATGGAGCATGACGCCGCCTCTGCTGCAGCAGACTTCCTTCCGTCGATTCTGGACGGCGCAGACGATTTCATACTTCGGCGACCAGATTACCTTTGTAGCATTGCCGCTAACTGCGGTCCTCGCACTCCACGCGAACGCCGCTCAGGTGGGGCTGTTGTCCGCGGCGGGTTCGCTGCCGAGCCTGATATTTGCGTTGCACGCTGGCGCGTTCGTTGACCAGTTCGGGAGACGGCGCAAAATGATGATCTTGGCCGACCTACTTCGCGCTGCTTTACTGCTTACGGTCCCGATAACTTACTGGCTCGGCCAGCTGACCATACAGCACCTGTACATCGTCGCCTTTCTGACTGGGTCTCTCGCAGTCGTATTCGGCATCTGCGCAAATAGTCTGTTCGTCGCTCTGGTGCCGAGAGATGATTTTGTGCGAGGAAACTCGCTAGTCAAAGGAAGCTATTATCTTTCATGGGTAGCCGGTCCGACCGCAGGTGGTGCGCTGATACAGGCCGTCTCTGGTCCGATTTCTATTTTGTGTGATGTTGTATCGTTCATCGGTTCAGCCTTGTTACTCAGGTCTATATCGCCCGAAGAACCGCCGCGGATAAAAGCGGGGCGCGGGCATCTAAGCGAAGGATTCTTGTTCATTCGCCGCGCGTCTGCTCTGTTGGCGAAGTTTTTCATCGATGCCAGTTTGAATTTCTTCTACACAATCTACTTCACCCTCCTTTTCCTATTCGCGGCAAAGGAGTTGCGGTTGTCGGCTCTCGCTATCGGCCTTGTACTCGCCGCTGGGGCAGTTGGTGCAGTTGTTGGGTCGGCACTGACCACGCGCGTGAGCCTGCGCATCGGGGTTGGCCCCGCCTTCCTTGTCGGGTCTTTCATCTATCCTGGGGCGCTAGTTCTTGCTCCTATTGCCGGCGGGCCGCAGTGGTTGGCTGCGGGCCTATTGGTCATTGCGGAATTCACCTCTGGCGTTGGCTTGATGATCTGTGATATCTCCGGGAGCTCTATCCAGCAAGCATTGACACCGGACCGGCTGCGTGGTCGCGTACAAGGGGCGTTCATGTTATTCAACAACGGATTTCGGCCGTTTGGAGCTTTGCTGGGTGGCGCGCTCGGCACGTGGCTCGGACTACGGCCGACCTTGTGGGTTGCCTCGATTGGAGGTGTTCTCAGTGTCATGCTGATTTTGCCGTCGTCGATTCGTCGAATGCGTACACTTCCGGAGGAAGCCGACTTTCCGGTTGTCGATTCGGCAGATGCGTAGGCCGCCAAGCGGCTCGATTATTCTTCGCGGCATCGCCTGTGGCTTCGGGTCTAGCTCTGATTACTGAAGTGTGCACGTTGCGAAGGCTCAATACCGCGGACTGGTGGAGTCGGTGCCCATCTGATGTGATAACGGAAGGAAGTGTGTGACTCTCACAGGTGATGGCAACTAGGCGGCAGCAGGTATGTTCTGCCAAGTTCAATTTAACTGCATTAATAGGGGTTATAATGATATCCATTGCGGAGCGAAAGAATCGCGAGCGCGTACGAGCTCTTACGATGAGAGAGAATGCGCTGGTTGTACAACGGACCAGGAAATCAGCAAAGATGCTTGAGGTCGCCAGTCGTTCTTTGTCTGGTGGAGTCGCCTCATCTTATCAATTCCGTAAACCATGTCCAATCTATATAGACCGCGGCAACGGTCCAGTCGTATGGGACGTTGATGGAAACGAGATGTGGGACTTCCACAATGGATTCGGCTCGATGATCCAAGGCCACGCACATCCGGCTATTGGTTACGCCGTTCGCGATCGCTACACCAAGGGAACCCATTTTGCGGCGCCGACAGAGGACGGAATAATCGTTGCCGATGAACTCCAACGACGCTGGGGACTCGGGCAGTGGCGGTATACTAATTCGGGTTCCGAGGCCACGATGGATGCGATCAGGATCGCCCGAGGCTTCACCGGCCGTGACACGGTCATGAAGATTTTTGGCTCATATCACGGTCATCACGATGCGGTCATGGTATCGATCGCAGGCGAGTATGAAACCATTGGACATGCCGATTCGCTTGTGTCCGTGCCATTCGGGGCCGGGATCCCGAAATCGACGGTCGATTTAACGGTCGCCGTGCCTTATAATGACGCCGCGGCAATGGAGCGTCGGATTGAAAGTTTAATCCGGCAAGGGCGTAAACCCGCCTGCGTCATTATGGAGGCCGTGCCGATGAACATGCGGGTAATTCTCCCGGAGCCCGGCTATCTTGAGGCCGTTCGAGAGATCACCAGCCGGTATGGCATCGTTCTGATCTTCGATGAGGTCAAGACCGGGTTGAGTATCGCCTCCGGTGGCGCGACGGAACGCTTCGGTGTGCGTCCAGACTTGGTCACGCTGGCAAAGGCGTTGGGTGCGGGATTGCCGATGGGGGCGGTAGGCGGAACCGAGGATGTGATGTCCGTAGTGAAGGATGGCCGTGTCTACCAGGTGGGTACGTTTAATGGAAATCCTATGTGCATGTCAGCTGCCCGCGCCAATCTTCTGGAGGTGCTGACGCCAGAGGCCTATACCCGTCTCGAAGAACTTAGTAGACGCTTGGTTAGCGCCTGTAATTCTGTTCTCGCAGATTCTGCTATTCCTGGGTATTCGCTGGGGCTAGGCGCGAAAGGTTGTGTTACGTTCTCGGCCTCGAAGATAGTCGACTATCGGAGTTTTCAGGCCAATCGAGACGAAGAACTCAGTCAATTATTCTGGCTCTACTGTTTTAACCGCGGAATATATACCGCGCCAAACCGTGATCAGGAGTGGACGCTGTCGGTGGTGCACACTGCGGAGTCCGTCGACGCGTACGCTGCAGTACTGGGTGAGATGGTATCGGACATTGCAGGTTGAAGAGGTAGATTTTGCAATCGCCGAGCACGGGCGCCTGGGAGTTATAAGGACCCGTCTGGCAAAATAATCCGCCATACCGGACCTCCGTCATAAATCGCTTCATCGACCAGACTATCGGCATGCATTATCGCGAAGGCGTAAGTCAGGGTACTGCTCGCAGCAAGCTATGCGCATTGGCGCTTAAATAGGATGCAATGGTATAGGTGAGACGTCACTGCTGTACAGCAGTGACGTCTGCTGGTCGGGCGACCTATTTATCATCTGATTCACGGGGCATTGATCGCATTTGATTCGTGAGCCGGATGGAGCTGTAACTGGCCATGCGACGCATGAGGCGAGGTGATTGGCTGCGCCGGGCTGCGTTGCCGTGCATTATCAATAAAGCCAACCTTGCTTACAGTTTCCCTGAAACAAGCGGACTATTGACTGCTCGCCAAGGGCTGCCTAGAGTTATTCCTAGATTGTCTGGTGGACGCGGGGCAGGCAGTATTTTGCGTTACTCAGTAAGCTCTTCCGCCGTGTCGGCGATTCTAGAACCGGTGTGGAATATATCGGCCGGAACGTTGAGAGGTGAAATGAATTCTTCAGCCAACGGTTTCGAAGTTTCCCAGCTGTATGATCTCGTTGGTGTCGGTTTCGGCCCTTCGAACCTCGCCTTAGCCGTTGCCGCACAGGAGATTGACCCTGTGCTGAACTGCTTGTTCGTGGAGCGCAGCCCTGAGTTCAGCTGGCATCCAGGGATGATGTTCGAGGGCTCGCGTATGCAGATCTCGTTCCTCAAAGACTTGGTCTTAATGCGCAACTTAGCTAGTCCATACTCATTCCTGAATTATCTGAAGCAACGAGGTAGACTGGAGGACTTTGTCAACCTCGGCGATATCTATCCCTCGCGCATGGAATACAGCGACTATTTGTGTTGGGTTGCGGGCCATTTTGACGATGATGTGGTGTATGGCACTGAGGTGACCAAGGTGTCTTTGGTTGACAGCCGGTTGTTTGAGATTGTCATGCACGACAACAGTACCAACCGTTCCCGGGTAGTTCGTGCCCGCAATGTGGTAGTAGCTCCCGGTGGAACGCCCAAGCTCCCGCGGGGCGTGGACCTGGACCATGTCATCCACTCCAGCCGGTTCTTGCCTAATTTCCCGCAGCGGTGGCCAGATCCTGCGACTCCCCGCCGTCTGGTGGTGGCTGGTGATGGCCAGAGTGCGGCAGAGATCGCGGCGTATGTGTTGCAGCATCATCCCGACACCGAGCTTCACCTGGTGATTGCCAGCTACGCGCTTCGTCCGGCCGACAGCAGTCCCTTCGTCAATGAGCAGTTCTACTCGACTAACTCTTCGAGCTTCTACCGCGAGTCTAAGAGCCGCAGGGCGGGGCAGCTGGCGGACTTGCGTAACACCAACTATGGCGTGGTCGAGACCACAGTGCTCAATGAGCTCTACCGCACCGCGTATCTCGATAAGGTACGTGGCTGCAACAGACTTGTCATCCATCGCTATTCCCGGATTACCGGAATTCGGTCCGACGGCGGCGCCGTAGTTACCATCGAGGACCGGTTCGACGGGACGATGCGTACCATTGACTGCGACGCTGTGGTGATGGCGACTGGTTATGAGCGGCAACTGGATTCGAGAATCTTCGAAGAGGTGATACCTCACGTTGCCTATGACGAGGCTGGCGACTTCATCGTCTCCGAGAATTACCGGGTTGAGCTGAGTCCTGGCCTTACGGCTGGGCTCTATATCCAAGGACTTGGGGAGCGGTCCTTCGGTATTGGAGATACGCTGTTATCTCTGCTGCCATTTCGGTCGGAGCAGATCGTCACTGACATTCGAGATCGCATCGTCACGGCTGTTTATCCGCCAAGACGCCACCTGGAGGAAAACAGCGATAAGCTCTATGCCGTAATCGAGCGCTTCAAGCTCGCGACAGTAGTTTCCGCTCGCGGGATCGACGATCCGGTCGTCACACGGGTGCCGTTAATCCTGGAGCGCGGACGCGGCTCGCACGGAGTCCTGTTCGGCCATTTCGACCGTGCCAACCCACATGCTCGGCTACTCGATGGCCGAGTGATCACTGTCCTTTTCCATGGGCCGGATAGCTATATCTCATCACACGTTTACGCGACGGATCAGTTGCCAACCTGGAATTCGGTGACCGTCGAGGTGCGGGGTCGAGCCCGGCTCCTGCGTGATCGCGACCGCATCGTCGCGGGGCTTTGCCGGATCGCGAAGATCTCTGAGCGCTTCGCGGTCCAATCCACACTCCGTTCTGACGACAAGCGGATTGTCCCGCTGTTAGAGCACATTGTCGCCTTCGAGATTGAGATCACTGACCTCGTGGGGCGTTTCAAGCTCTCCCAGGACCGCGACGAGGAGGACCGGCGGCTGGCCGCCGAGGAGCTAGCCACCGCAGCCGGTGGGCAGCGCGATCTCATCGGATATCTGGTCGACATGTCACTGGAGCAGAAAAGCCATGACTCCGCATTGGTGAACGGCAGCGTTGGTCAGCATCTACCCGGAGGTACACACAGTGGACAGCACACGTAACGACCTGTATGTCGTGGTACGCAACGATGAGGAGGAGTACTCCATTTGGGCGGCCGGTCGAGCCGTGCCAGCGGGTTGGGAGGTTGTCGGAGATCCCAGGCCGAGAGAGGAGTGTCTCGTCCACATCTGCGAGATCTGGACTGATCTGCGTCCCGTGAGCCTACGTCGCAACACGCAGGTGGCGGAGTCATGACGCCGATTCCGGCCTTAGCGCCCCCCGTTTTCCATCACGTTGGGGTGCAGACTGCTGACCTGGAAAATGCGCTCGCCTGGTATGTCGACTTCTTCGGGTGTGAGCCCACTTGGATGCTGACAAGCTTTTCCCCACTCACGATCAGCAGGCTGCCCGGCATCGGAACCCTGGTTGAGCTGGTAGTCGGCTGTGTGCGGTTCCACTTGTTCGACCGTCAAGAGGCAGTTTCAGAGCCGTCTCACGCAACGGTGCCGCAGTACCAGCACCTGTGCTTTCAAGTGCGGTCGCCAGACGAGCTGCGCCGCTGGCGCAGGCACTGGCAGGAACTGCATCGGTCTGCTCGCTACATCTTTGTATTGGACGAACAGCCGACCGAGGTGGTGGTAGACGCCAACGGGATCGAGTGCTTCTACTGCCGAGACGTCAATGGCCTGGAGTTTGAGTTCACCTATACCCCGGAGACCGCGCAGTGACCATGAAAATCCTTGCCGACATGCGTGACCCACAAGTGACGGAATGGAACTACGGTGCATATCGGTATGGGTTGGAGCCGCTCTACCTGCCAAACTCCAAAGAATGCGTGGAACGAGGCAGGTTCGGCGCTTTGATGCCCAAGCCCTGCGATTTGGATGCCGTGAGGTTAGCGGAGCCACCCGACCTGGACCTGCTCGACGAGGTGTTCTGGTTCCGATGGATCACCGGTCACCAAATAACCTTCGTCCTTTGGCAGCTAACAGCCCGAATACTGGGACGACCAACCATGGACCAGGAGACGGCCGAAGTCCTGACTTTTCTGGCTGAAGGCTACAGCGCCATCCTTCTCTACACGAGCTCCTGCACACGCGACTCCTACGAACGCGTGATCCGGCCCTCGATGTACCGCCAGCACCACGGCTTCAGCGGGAGCTGGGCACCGGACTACATGTTGGTGAGGTCGCTATACAACGGTCGGGCCCTAGCGTCGGAACCACGTGACACGACGGAGCGCTTGCACCGGGCTGTGCGGGTGAACCAGCTTGTGCACGCAGCAGTGGCAGCCCGGCTCGTGCCGGGCAGCGAGTCATTGTTGCGTACCTCCATATCGGAGATTCGGCTGCAACCTCGGTCCACGCTCGGGGTGGTCTACGACCAATTCTTCATGACTGTGCGCGAACCGGTCCCCGACGAAGAGATCATTAGCCAGCTAATACGGCGCTTGCGCGCCGTATTGATCGACGTGTGGCGCAACGGGCTCTATCCGGGCGGGTCCGAATCCTACGAGGGACTACCTCCAGAGCTGCGGACACCGTTTATCAGCGAGTGTGAGCACCGGTTCGACGGTATCGCGACCGGGTTGGCGCTGCTGGCCGGCGGCTTAGCGGAATCGAAGGAACGACAGAGGGTGCGAAATGCTTGACCGGAAGATGTTCGTTATGCCTCTTTCCTCAGAGGCTAGAGCCGGGTGCGCGATCCTGGCTCAAACGAATGGCTGCGATGAGACGATCGTCCTCGCCGCTGCGGTGTGCAGCGTGATATTCCGCCACACTAGAGAAGAGGATTTCGTTGTCTCAGGTCGGGTAATGCGCATAACAGACAAGACCCGGTTCCGCGATTTGCTGCTACCTGGCCCCACCGGTTGCGCCGGTCGAGTGGTAGACGTCCGACTAGTACACGAAACGGGCGAGCTTTACGTCACCGCGGAGGATGGAGCGGCCTGGCAGTCGTCGTTCGACAGTCTCCTGCGACACGCGACGGCCGAGCCGGATTGCCCCGTCGGTTCGTTGCGGTTGCTTTCTCCTGAGGAGATCAAACGCGCGTTTGCAGAGATCCAGGCCGATGTCGCGCCAGGCTCAAATCCAGAAGTCCTACACGCGCCTTTTGAGCGATTGGCTCGCGACTACCCAGAACGGTCTGCGCTGATCACCTCCGGAACGACGCTTTCGTATGGTCAACTGAACGAGCGTGCAGATCGTTTCGCTGCCCACCTCGTACGGCTAGGCGCCGGACCTGATACTCCGGTTGGTGTGCTTGTGGAGCGCTCAGCTGAGCTGGTCGTCGCACTATTGGGGGCCCTCAAGTGCGGTGCACCGTTTATCCCGCTCGACCGACGGATGCCGTTCGCTAGGGTGCAGGATGTTCTTCGGGCCGCGGGTACGCACCTACTGATTGACCGCGACGCAGTTTTGGCCGGTACCAGTGTCGAATCCCCGCCCTGCGATACGACCGTAACCCCCGCTCATCCCGCATACATGTATTTCACCTCCGGTTCGACCGGCACGCCCAAAGGCGTCGTTATCGACCATCGGTGCGCCGCGCTTCGGGTCGACTGGATTGTGAGTCGCTATGGCCTAAGTCGAGACTCGATTGTTCTCCACAAGTGCCCCCTCATCTTTGATGTGGCGGTAATCGAAATCATGGCGCCGCTGAATTCTGGAGCGGCCTGCAGGATTGCTGAGCCGGATACTGAGGCGGACGTAGAACGGTTGGCTGGGCTGCTGCAGAACGGTGATGTGACGTTCGTGCACTTCGTCCCCTCAATGCTGAAAACCTTTCTCGCAGGAGTCGGCGATATGAAGTTCCCAGCAGTGCGGTGGGTCCAAACTTCGGGAGAAGCGATGCCTGCGCGGCTGCTTGACCAGGTCAAGGAGTGTTTCGGCAACGCAGAGTTCCATTCGGTCTACGGCCAAACCGAGACCTCTGAGGTCGCCTGCTGGTCCGGGACCGACAAGTCGGGTCAGTTGGAGGTTCCAATAGGCAGGCAGGTGGGGGTCTACCGACTGTATGTGCTAGACGAGGCACTGAATCCGGTACCGCCGGGAGTCCAGGGAGAGATCTGCATCGCAGGGGTTGGAGGCCTGGCTCGCGGCTACCATAACCAGCCCGCGCTGACCGCGGAAAGGTTTGTCCCTCATCCTCAGCCGCTTGTCTCCGGAGAGCGGCTGTATCGCACCGGCGACCTAGGAGTCCTGGACGCGACAGGCGAGATACTGTTCCGTGGCAGAGCTGACACGCAGGCGAAAATCCGGGGAGCCAGGGTCGAACCCGTCGAGGTGGAGGCCATGCTAGCCCAGGCTCCGCGGGTCCGAGACTGCGCGGTGGTGGTTGTTCAGGATGGTCACGGCGACAACGAGCTGGTCGCGTACGTCGTCGGTGACAAACTGTCTCGCGACGAACTGGATGCCTGGCTGGTCGCGCGGTTGCCGAGTTACATGGTCCCTGCTGTCTACATGCTCATGGACTCGCTGCCTATGACCGGATCAGGCAAGCTGGACCGTAGCGCACTACCGGCACCGACCCCAGCTGACCGGGGGGCCCGGAGCACATCAGGGGAGGCCCGGACGCAGCTGGAAGCTGAGCTATCCG
This region includes:
- a CDS encoding SidA/IucD/PvdA family monooxygenase, with protein sequence MSAILEPVWNISAGTLRGEMNSSANGFEVSQLYDLVGVGFGPSNLALAVAAQEIDPVLNCLFVERSPEFSWHPGMMFEGSRMQISFLKDLVLMRNLASPYSFLNYLKQRGRLEDFVNLGDIYPSRMEYSDYLCWVAGHFDDDVVYGTEVTKVSLVDSRLFEIVMHDNSTNRSRVVRARNVVVAPGGTPKLPRGVDLDHVIHSSRFLPNFPQRWPDPATPRRLVVAGDGQSAAEIAAYVLQHHPDTELHLVIASYALRPADSSPFVNEQFYSTNSSSFYRESKSRRAGQLADLRNTNYGVVETTVLNELYRTAYLDKVRGCNRLVIHRYSRITGIRSDGGAVVTIEDRFDGTMRTIDCDAVVMATGYERQLDSRIFEEVIPHVAYDEAGDFIVSENYRVELSPGLTAGLYIQGLGERSFGIGDTLLSLLPFRSEQIVTDIRDRIVTAVYPPRRHLEENSDKLYAVIERFKLATVVSARGIDDPVVTRVPLILERGRGSHGVLFGHFDRANPHARLLDGRVITVLFHGPDSYISSHVYATDQLPTWNSVTVEVRGRARLLRDRDRIVAGLCRIAKISERFAVQSTLRSDDKRIVPLLEHIVAFEIEITDLVGRFKLSQDRDEEDRRLAAEELATAAGGQRDLIGYLVDMSLEQKSHDSALVNGSVGQHLPGGTHSGQHT
- a CDS encoding VOC family protein; this translates as MTPIPALAPPVFHHVGVQTADLENALAWYVDFFGCEPTWMLTSFSPLTISRLPGIGTLVELVVGCVRFHLFDRQEAVSEPSHATVPQYQHLCFQVRSPDELRRWRRHWQELHRSARYIFVLDEQPTEVVVDANGIECFYCRDVNGLEFEFTYTPETAQ
- a CDS encoding MbtH family NRPS accessory protein; this encodes MDSTRNDLYVVVRNDEEEYSIWAAGRAVPAGWEVVGDPRPREECLVHICEIWTDLRPVSLRRNTQVAES
- a CDS encoding MFS transporter, with protein sequence MTPPLLQQTSFRRFWTAQTISYFGDQITFVALPLTAVLALHANAAQVGLLSAAGSLPSLIFALHAGAFVDQFGRRRKMMILADLLRAALLLTVPITYWLGQLTIQHLYIVAFLTGSLAVVFGICANSLFVALVPRDDFVRGNSLVKGSYYLSWVAGPTAGGALIQAVSGPISILCDVVSFIGSALLLRSISPEEPPRIKAGRGHLSEGFLFIRRASALLAKFFIDASLNFFYTIYFTLLFLFAAKELRLSALAIGLVLAAGAVGAVVGSALTTRVSLRIGVGPAFLVGSFIYPGALVLAPIAGGPQWLAAGLLVIAEFTSGVGLMICDISGSSIQQALTPDRLRGRVQGAFMLFNNGFRPFGALLGGALGTWLGLRPTLWVASIGGVLSVMLILPSSIRRMRTLPEEADFPVVDSADA
- a CDS encoding aspartate aminotransferase family protein, with protein sequence MRENALVVQRTRKSAKMLEVASRSLSGGVASSYQFRKPCPIYIDRGNGPVVWDVDGNEMWDFHNGFGSMIQGHAHPAIGYAVRDRYTKGTHFAAPTEDGIIVADELQRRWGLGQWRYTNSGSEATMDAIRIARGFTGRDTVMKIFGSYHGHHDAVMVSIAGEYETIGHADSLVSVPFGAGIPKSTVDLTVAVPYNDAAAMERRIESLIRQGRKPACVIMEAVPMNMRVILPEPGYLEAVREITSRYGIVLIFDEVKTGLSIASGGATERFGVRPDLVTLAKALGAGLPMGAVGGTEDVMSVVKDGRVYQVGTFNGNPMCMSAARANLLEVLTPEAYTRLEELSRRLVSACNSVLADSAIPGYSLGLGAKGCVTFSASKIVDYRSFQANRDEELSQLFWLYCFNRGIYTAPNRDQEWTLSVVHTAESVDAYAAVLGEMVSDIAG
- a CDS encoding condensation domain-containing protein; the encoded protein is MSKARTDLTVEYQELSRLFAECLELGVVQADDDFFELGGSSQSAVRLAAEIRRVFGLEVTIADVFRHPSIRKLSAMLETIEPTAQPITRADRHGNLPVSFAQERLWITDAFSGPNILYNVPLLIDLHGDLDVDALSAAVGDVVGRHEALRTCIVMNDLDLHQVVLPPVAIGMRIVSSTTDTVRRDVLATASRPFDLSTGIPLRAELFKCGPDRHVLLLLIHHIAVDGWSLKAMVNDLGFAYTMRLAGAEPAWPPLPVQYADFTVWQRRMFDLDNPSENCLRHTAFWRATLDGMPEVTTMDTDRPRPAVRSHRGRQVEIVIDRARHQALADFARGKGLTVFVLVHAAIVVLLRLRNSGDDIAVGATVAGRPDTALENLIGFFVNTVILRVNLSGNPKISEVLQRVYQTDLTAMDHQEYPFNHAIALLNPTRSMAYHPGIQILLAFQVGQLLPPRMPGLRAEVEQFDLGIAKFDLTFDLTEYFEESSLPDGIRGHLEFSTDLFDLSTAESIVHDLDRLLGVIVHEPELCLDEVFAEGY
- a CDS encoding non-ribosomal peptide synthetase translates to MLDRKMFVMPLSSEARAGCAILAQTNGCDETIVLAAAVCSVIFRHTREEDFVVSGRVMRITDKTRFRDLLLPGPTGCAGRVVDVRLVHETGELYVTAEDGAAWQSSFDSLLRHATAEPDCPVGSLRLLSPEEIKRAFAEIQADVAPGSNPEVLHAPFERLARDYPERSALITSGTTLSYGQLNERADRFAAHLVRLGAGPDTPVGVLVERSAELVVALLGALKCGAPFIPLDRRMPFARVQDVLRAAGTHLLIDRDAVLAGTSVESPPCDTTVTPAHPAYMYFTSGSTGTPKGVVIDHRCAALRVDWIVSRYGLSRDSIVLHKCPLIFDVAVIEIMAPLNSGAACRIAEPDTEADVERLAGLLQNGDVTFVHFVPSMLKTFLAGVGDMKFPAVRWVQTSGEAMPARLLDQVKECFGNAEFHSVYGQTETSEVACWSGTDKSGQLEVPIGRQVGVYRLYVLDEALNPVPPGVQGEICIAGVGGLARGYHNQPALTAERFVPHPQPLVSGERLYRTGDLGVLDATGEILFRGRADTQAKIRGARVEPVEVEAMLAQAPRVRDCAVVVVQDGHGDNELVAYVVGDKLSRDELDAWLVARLPSYMVPAVYMLMDSLPMTGSGKLDRSALPAPTPADRGARSTSGEARTQLEAELSALVAFVLGVPEVGRTDGFFAIGGTSLNATRVLVRINALFGVTVDVADFFADPTVRGLAAQVERGLFELVSSLTEAEAAQRLAELDSAAGETR